ATGGATGATCTGGGCAGCGACCAGGGATCGGGATACGTTCCGCCCTCCCGCGCAACCACCCAAGTCGGACTGGGCATCGACTACGCCGCGCTCGGGCTGACCCAGGCCCAGTTCGAGGCACTGAGCCAGGCCGAACGCGACGCGCTGTTGCAGCAGCTACGCGCGCAGCGCACGCGCCAGGCACGCAGCCTGCTCGAACGCTCCGCAGCGCGCGGCGGCGTCGAGCTGTAGATCAGCCGCCGCTGGCAGCAGGCATCAGGTCCAGCGCCGCCGCGGTCAGCGCCTCGGCCGCGGTGCCGATCACCTTTTCCGCATCGGGCGCCCAGAACGGGCTGTGCAGCGAGGGCAGCGACCCTTCCCCCCTCTGCGCAGCATCGAACTGCTCCTGCGGAACCCCGCCCACCCAGAAGATCAGCGACTTCACGCCGTCGGGATCGGCACGCAGGAACTGCCCGAAGTCTTCACCGCCCATGACGGAGGGAACCTTGACCACGCGATCTTCGCCAAAGCGGGCGCGAAAGCCGGCCATGACTTCTTCCGTAAAGTCGGGCGTGTTGAAGGTGGCGGGGGTATAGGGTTCCTGCACCGTGACGCTCGGCATCTTGTCGTCCGGCATCCCCGCCGCGATCGCTTCACCCCGCGCAATCCGGGCGATCCCGTCGAGCAGCAGCTTGCGCGATTCGTCGGTATAGGAACGCACCGTTAGCTGCAGGCGCGCTTCGTCCGAGATGATGTTGTGCTTCGCCCCCGCATGGAACGAACCGACCGTCACCACTGCCGGATCGAGCGGGCTGCTTTCGCGGCTCACCAGAGTTTGCAGCTTCATCACGATGGCGCTGGCAAGCACCACGGGGTCGCGCGTGGTATGGGGATAGGCCCCGTGCCCGCCGACACCCGGGATGACGACATCGACGCTGTCCACATTGGCCAGCGCAAAGCCGGGTGAATAGCCGATCATGCCGGCCGGGAACTGCGCCGCATCGTGGAACGCCACGACATAGTCGGGCTTGGGAAAGCGCGTGTAGAGCCCATCCTCCAGCATCGCCAGCGCACCTTCGCCGAGCTCTTCCGCGGGCTGGAGGATCATCACCAGCGTGCCCGACCAATCGCCCCGACGTTCGACCAGTTGCTGCGCCGCGCCGATCCAGGCGGTCATATGCGTGTCGTGCCCGCAGGCGTGCATCACGCCGGTTTCCACGCCGGAGGCCGGCACCGCCACCTCTTTCGAGGCGAAGGGAAGCCCGGTCTGCTCCACCACCGGCAGGCCATCCATATCGGCGCGGAGCATGACCGTAGGCCCTTCCCCGTTTTCCAGCACCGCGACCACACCCGTCCGGCCGACCTGCTCGGTCACGGTAAAGCCGAGATCGCGCATCCGTGCCGAGAGCTTGGCCGCCGTTTCCACTTCCTGGAAGCTGAGTTCCGGATGGGCGTGCAGGTCGCGATAGAGCGTCATCAATTCGGGCATGTCGGCCGCGACTGCATCGCGCAGTTCATCCGCCTGCGCCGGAACGGCCAGCAGCATAGTGCCCGCCATGATCGAGAAGCGTGACGCATAGCGCGCCATACGTTTGCGAGAAACCATTGCGACCATTGAAGAATTCCCCCGTTTGCGTGACCTTTGCCCGGACCCGGTCCTGCCTTGTGACTTTCCCGCCAAATGCAGACCCAACCCGGCCCGGACGGACTGGTTACGCCAATCATTGCAGATTGCGCGCGTGTAGGAAAGTCGCGGCCGTTACATCCCGTAGGTCGTCACCAGCAGGATCGACAGCGTGGCCACCATCAGCAGGACGAGCGGCACGCCAGTGCGGATATAATCCTTAAACTCGTAATTGCCTTCGGCCATGATCAGCATGTTCGTCTGGTAAGCGATCGGCGTCGCGTAACACAGGTTGCAGCCGAACAGCACGGCCAGGATCAGCGGTTCTGGCGGCAGGCTCAATTGCTGCGCGATGCTGAACGCGATCGGCGTGCCCACGGTGGCGGCGGTGGCGTTGGAAGCGAAGTTGGTCAGGAACGTCACGAACAGCATGATCGTGGCCAGAACGAGCGCAGGCGGCAGGAACTGCAGGCCGGATGCCAGCGCCTCGCCCAGCCAGCCCGCCGCACCGCTTTCCAGCACGATCCGGCCCACCGCGATACTGGCCGCGACCAGCACGATGACTTTGGCCGAAAGCGCGCGCCCCACCCGGTCGAATTTCACGCAGCCGGTCACGAACATCAGGATCGCGCCGGCAAGGGCCGACACAGCGATAGGCAGCAGCCCGATCGACGCGAGGCCGACCGAACCCAGCATGATCCCGCCCGCCAGCACGGCTTTCGACCGGCGCGGCAGCTCGCGCATCCCTTCCAGCGTCAGCAGACTGTCGGCGCGGGCGAAATCGTTGAGATCCTCGCCAATTCCCATCACCAGCAATACGTCGCCTTCCGCGATGCGCAGATCGCCGCCCTCGCTGTAGCGATCCTTTTCCCCCACGATCCGGTCGGGACGATGGATGCCCAGCACGGCAACCCCGTACAGATCGGCAATTCCCGATGTCGGCAGAGTGCGGTTGAGCAGCCGCGAATCCGCCGTCACCGTCATTTCGACGACCGCAATGTCGGCCCCGCTTTCCGAAGATCGCCTGCGGATGCGGTCGATCACCCATGCCGGGGCGACTTCGCCCTTCAGCGTGCGCATGGCATCTTCCAGCGCCTCGTGCGTGCCGGAAATGGTCAATTGCTGCTGCGACTGGATCGGGCCCTGCGGCGCATCATGGAACGCAATGTCGGCCGGCAGACGCGGCAGAATCGCGGCCAGCACCTGGCCATTGAGCGCGCTGTCGTCCCCCACCCGCAGACGGGTCTGGAAGCGCCGCGGGGCATAGGCCTCGGCAACCGTATTGTCGCGCAGCAACCGCGGCATGACCAGCCAGAGGTATGGCAGCGCAATCAGCGATGCTGTCAGGACAATGGGGGTATAATGGAACACCCCCATCGGCGGCATGCCCAGGTCACGCGCAATCGAAACGACGAGGATATTGGTCGATGTGCCGATGGTGGTCGCCATTCCCCCGATCAGCACGGCGGCATTGAGCGGGATCAACGTCTTCGATGCCGGCATGGCCCCGCGTGCGGCGAGGCTGACGAAAATGGGCAGGAGCAGCACCAGGACCGGGGTATCGTTCACCCCCATCGAAAGCCCGAACGCAAGCAGCAGCGAAACCAGCAGCCCCAGCTGAAGATTGAGCTTGAACACCCGTTCCAGAAACCGGGCCGCCGGTTCCAGCGCGCCGGTGACGACGAGCCCGCGCCCCATGATCATCAGCGCGCAAATCGTGATCAGCGCGTAATGGCCGAAGCCGGAGAAGGCGAGCTGCAGCCCGTCGGTCGGCCCCGTCCCTTCCAGCGGGAAGAAATAGAGGCCGACGGCGATCACCGCGATCGTCAGCAGCGATATGATTTCCACCGACATGCGCCCGCGGGCGAAGGCCACGAACATGACGACCGTAATCGCCATTGCTGCAATGGCATGGAAAGATGGGACCCCCGGAAACATGCCCATCCGAATTCCCAGAGGAGCGCCGCAAGATCAAGCGAATATCGCCGATGCGGTCTGTCGTGGAGTGGGGAGACGCCGGGCAACCGGGCTACGGTGTCCGGTGAAAGAGGTGGCGGGCCGCGCGTTATTCCGATGGTGCTCTTGGTCAGAGTGCGGGAATTCTATGGAATCAGCGCTTTGCTGATGTCCAACCTACCTGGCAGCCCGCGGTAAGCCGCCGCATTCAGCAAGGCGATGTCCAACTGTCTGCGTGTGCGACTTGGCGCCCTCCCAGCCAGAAACTGAAACGTCAGCTTCCCGCAGACAGCGATTCTGGCCTTTGACCGAAATTGGGTGGCTTGCGGACGGGACTAAATTCCGTGGGTGACAATGACGAGGAATAAGGGAGATCCAAGGCCTGTTTGGGC
The nucleotide sequence above comes from Pelagerythrobacter marensis. Encoded proteins:
- a CDS encoding amidohydrolase, with the protein product MAGTMLLAVPAQADELRDAVAADMPELMTLYRDLHAHPELSFQEVETAAKLSARMRDLGFTVTEQVGRTGVVAVLENGEGPTVMLRADMDGLPVVEQTGLPFASKEVAVPASGVETGVMHACGHDTHMTAWIGAAQQLVERRGDWSGTLVMILQPAEELGEGALAMLEDGLYTRFPKPDYVVAFHDAAQFPAGMIGYSPGFALANVDSVDVVIPGVGGHGAYPHTTRDPVVLASAIVMKLQTLVSRESSPLDPAVVTVGSFHAGAKHNIISDEARLQLTVRSYTDESRKLLLDGIARIARGEAIAAGMPDDKMPSVTVQEPYTPATFNTPDFTEEVMAGFRARFGEDRVVKVPSVMGGEDFGQFLRADPDGVKSLIFWVGGVPQEQFDAAQRGEGSLPSLHSPFWAPDAEKVIGTAAEALTAAALDLMPAASGG
- a CDS encoding SLC13 family permease, which encodes MAITVVMFVAFARGRMSVEIISLLTIAVIAVGLYFFPLEGTGPTDGLQLAFSGFGHYALITICALMIMGRGLVVTGALEPAARFLERVFKLNLQLGLLVSLLLAFGLSMGVNDTPVLVLLLPIFVSLAARGAMPASKTLIPLNAAVLIGGMATTIGTSTNILVVSIARDLGMPPMGVFHYTPIVLTASLIALPYLWLVMPRLLRDNTVAEAYAPRRFQTRLRVGDDSALNGQVLAAILPRLPADIAFHDAPQGPIQSQQQLTISGTHEALEDAMRTLKGEVAPAWVIDRIRRRSSESGADIAVVEMTVTADSRLLNRTLPTSGIADLYGVAVLGIHRPDRIVGEKDRYSEGGDLRIAEGDVLLVMGIGEDLNDFARADSLLTLEGMRELPRRSKAVLAGGIMLGSVGLASIGLLPIAVSALAGAILMFVTGCVKFDRVGRALSAKVIVLVAASIAVGRIVLESGAAGWLGEALASGLQFLPPALVLATIMLFVTFLTNFASNATAATVGTPIAFSIAQQLSLPPEPLILAVLFGCNLCYATPIAYQTNMLIMAEGNYEFKDYIRTGVPLVLLMVATLSILLVTTYGM